In one Saimiri boliviensis isolate mSaiBol1 chromosome 3, mSaiBol1.pri, whole genome shotgun sequence genomic region, the following are encoded:
- the S100P gene encoding protein S100-P — protein MTELETAMGMIIDVFSRYSSSEGSTQTLTKVELKALMEKELPGFLQSGRDKDAVDKLLRDLDANGDAQVDFSEFIVFVAAITSACHKYFEKAGLK, from the exons ATGACGGAACTGGAGACAGCCATGGGCATGATCATAGATGTCTTTTCCCGCTATTCGAGCAGCGAGGGCAGCACGCAGACCCTGACCAAAGTGGAGCTCAAGGCGCTGATGGAGAAGGAGCTCCCCGGCTTCCTGCAG AGTGGAAGGGACAAGGATGCTGTGGATAAACTGCTCCGGGACCTGGATGCCAACGGAGATGCCCAGGTGGACTTCAGCGAGTTCATTGTGTTCGTGGCTGCAATCACGTCTGCCTGTCACAAGTACTTTGAGAAGGCAGGACTCAAATGA